One Oncorhynchus gorbuscha isolate QuinsamMale2020 ecotype Even-year unplaced genomic scaffold, OgorEven_v1.0 Un_scaffold_3437, whole genome shotgun sequence genomic region harbors:
- the LOC124027656 gene encoding neuronal growth regulator 1-like, translating into MAILFGLLISSLSLYCDFTDAECLVVSPARLVVKHGDPASSNCSSDTPVEMGWEATQGGVGLTDNKVKILRWRVDSMTDWKIKPSCFTDGGLCQKQLNITVYKLPDRVSISYRKYPDPMVEGDQYLLQCLVQNIAPIGRLTVTFYKISATGEQTELDTQQKSKDNINTPQNGTYTLDFTPGRDDDGAQLLCSAMLDLGPEGPQPPPVMDSDRLNTNVHYKPQITMSPGCFSMSITEGDTLSLNCSAKGNPAPSYDWLLSQADSNPMEERSVVTITNIAKSHSGDYTCIARNLLGNSTCTVNVEVTGASCQAAASALVAMLLLQLIHWL; encoded by the exons ATGGCGATTTTATTTGGTCTACTTATTTCATCATTGTCTCTGTATTGTGACTTCACCG ATGCTGAGTGCCTGGTGGTCAGTCCTGCCAGGCTGGTGGTGAAGCATGGAGACCCAGCCTCCTCTAACTGCAGCTCAGATACCCCTGTAGAGATGGGCTGGGAAGCCACCCAGGGAGGGGTTGGTCTAACAGACAACAAGGTGAAGATCCTACGCTGGAgggtggacag tatgACTGACTGGAAGATCAAACCTTCATGCTTCACAGACGGAGGCCTGTGTCAGAAACAGCTAAACATCACAGTTTATA AGCTTCCAGACCGTGTCTCCATCAGCTACAGGAAGTACCCTGATCCGATGGTTGAGGGGGATCAGTACCTGCTGCAGTGTCTTGTCCAGAACATCGCTCCTATTGGGAGACTCACGGTGACCTTCTACAAAATCAGTGCCACTGGTGAACAGACAGAAttagacacacaacagaaatcCAAGGACAACATCAACACACCACAGAATGGGACCTACACCCTGGACTTCACCCCTGGTAGAGATGATGACGGGGCCCAGTTGTTGTGTTCAGCCATGTTGGATCTGGGACCAGAGGGACCCCAACCTCCTCCTGTAATGGACTCAGACCGCCTCAACACCAACGTGCACT acaagcCTCAGATCACTATGAGTCCTGGATGTTTCTCCATGAGCATCACGGAGGGCGACACCCTATCACTTAACTGTAGTGCAAAAGGTAACCCTGCCCCCTCGTACGATTGGTTGCTCTCCCAAGCCGACTCCAACCCCATGGAAGAGAGATCCGTAGTGACCATCACCAACATTGCCAAGTCTCACTCTGGAGATTACACCTGCATCGCCAGAAACCTCCTGGGAAACAGCACCTGTACTGTTAACGTGGAGGTCACAG GAGCTTCC